Within the bacterium genome, the region GCGCCGAGTTGATCCCGATGTGCCATCCCATCCGCATGACCGGGGTGGAGATTGCCTTCACCCCCATGGCCAAGGAGGGCGGGATCGAGATCGAAGCGACCGTCCGGGCCCGCGATCGCACCGGGGTGGAGATGGAGGCGTTGACCGCCGTTTCGGTCGCGGCCCTGACGATTTACGACATGTGCAAGGCGGTGGACCGGGAAATGGTCATCGCCGATGTCTGCCTGATGAAAAAAAGCGGAGGGAAAAGCGGCGCTTTCATCCGAAGCGATTAAGG harbors:
- the moaC gene encoding cyclic pyranopterin monophosphate synthase MoaC, which encodes MSRQLSHLDESGHARMVEVGEKAETAREAVARGRVEMKPETLRLILEGALPKGDVLGTARVAAVMGAKRCAELIPMCHPIRMTGVEIAFTPMAKEGGIEIEATVRARDRTGVEMEALTAVSVAALTIYDMCKAVDREMVIADVCLMKKSGGKSGAFIRSD